TATGTTGATATTTCTGATAAACTTTTATTCAAAAGCGCGAGCTATGAAGTAACAGACAGAGCCAAAGAGGTACTGGGTAAAGTTGCTAAAGTGTTGAATGCGCAACCTGAAATAGAATTTATCGTAGAAGGACATACCGATTCTCTCCCGATCAAAACAGCAGCGATCCAGGATAACTGGGATCTGAGTGTGAGAAGAGCAACTACAGTTGTTCGCATTTTGCAAGAGACCTATGGAATCGATCCTAAGCGTATGACAGCAGCGGGAAGAAGTCAGTATATTCCTTTGAAAGATAATGGTACGGCGGAAGGACGTGCGGCTAATCGCAGAACGCGTATTGTGATCCAGCCAATGTTGGATCAGTTCTTCAAATTATTAGAGACAAAACCACAGCAATAAAGTACATACTAACCCAACCATATACGCCTAAAGAAAACCCCCGCAATTGCGGGGGTTTCTATTTGTAGTTATTAGAAAATTTAGACCGTTTCTAATGCCAAAGATTTTTGAACTTCATTAAAATCTGTACAATCCAATGCAGCTGCAGCTAACTCCATCATTTGATCCATTACAAATGGAGGTGCAGAAGCTTGTATGGCACGAAACCATTCAGCGATTTCTCTGATACTTAATCCTTTCATCATCCAGTAGCTATATCGCGCGTTTTTATCAGGAGGAAGAGAGCCTACGATCTCCATGGTTAGGTTGTGTAATTGCTCATCCGTATAATGTTGCCAGATCAATTCTTTAATGATCACTTCCTCCATATTCATATGTGATAAATTGAATGCAGTAAACTCGGCAAGCGAGAACTGTATTTGTCTTCCAGCAAAAATTTTATCGGAGGGCTTAACCGCGGCTTCATACTGTTCAATACATCCTTGCAAATGTGCTGCAAGCATATGATCCTTATCGTGCTGCTGTTCAAAATCTGCGATCACCTGTGGTGCTTTATCTGCAATCAATGTAAATACTTTTGTGTCTTCGGTATGCGCGTGCCCATCAAAAAGCCAGATCAGCTCTTTTAGTTGTGCAATTGTTTTGGAAGCTTCTTCCTCCTCTGTAAAATCTGTATGCTGCACCTGCAAAGAGCAATGATACAGCAGGGCTCTTAACCCCTGATGTATCTGATGAAAGGGGTTGTAACGTGATAATTGATTCATATGGTCGTTTTTAGTGTTTGCGCAAAACTGCACTAACGGTTTATATAGCTCAATCACATAAAAGTGTGGTTGCGGATGAGCGGCTTAAAACCAATGATGACGGCACTATTTTTACAAGAAAGAAGGTCCTCCGGTTTCTGTATAAACAGATAAAATGTATTAATTCGCAGAAGAATTAATACATTTAAGAAACGGAAACGCTGATACCCCTGCAGCGAATTTTAACAAGCAAGCAGATAAGTATGTATTCAATATTTAAGAGAACTGGTATCTTTTTTTCCGTCATTATTTTCTGTTGTTTTCTTTTTCCCTCTTCTTCTTTCGCGCAACTACCGGTTGCCAAACACGGTGTTATTGATTTACGAAATATAGATCTATCAAAACAATCTGTTCCACTGGATGGCGAATGGGGACTCTGCTGGGAAAAATTATGTGTGCCGGGAGACACTTCTAAGGAAATGACCGGTATGACCACCTTCCCCAAGCGATGGGATAATACAGTTGTTGGTGGGAAGAAAATCACAGCCCAAGGGTATGCATCCTATATGCTTACCATCTTACTTCCCAAAAACGCTTCAAATCTGGCATTGGATGTTCCGGATACTTATACCAGCTATAAAATGTTTGTGGATGATGCCGTTTTTGTTGAATCAGGAATACCCGGCACTTCTGCGGAAACGACCAAACCGAAGTGGCAACAATTTACACGGGAGCTATTCATAAAAAGAGATACCGTAAAACTCATACTTCAAGTAGCGAATTTTTTACACTCTAAAGGAGGTCCTTATAAATCTATTACGATCGGGAATAAAGACAAACTATTCAGTAAGAGAAACAGAGACAATGCCTTCAACTTTATTCTTACCGGAAGTATCATTATGTGTGGACTCTTCTTCTTTGGTCTGTACTTCTTTGGTCGTTACGATAAAACCATTCTTTACTTTGCTCTTTTCTGTATCACTTACAGTTATCGTATCATTGGAACATCCCAGTATTCTTTGCACACGATCTTTCCTGATCTTCCCTGGGCGTTCACCATTCACATGGAATACCTGTCATTGTTTGTAAGTGTTATCTTTTTTACACAGTATACACAAAATCTTTATCCGGAAGATTCTAACAAGCTCATTACTACTTTGGAAATGTGGGCATGTATCATCCTGTCACTGATCACACTGTTCTTCCCTCCTTCGGTATTTACACAGCTGATCAATCCGTTTTTAGTGGTTATGTTTTTTGTGATTGCGCATGCATTTTATGTATATGTCGTGGCCTATAGAAGAAAAAGACTCGGTGCAGGATATGCATTATTAAGTACAGGCGTTGTAATGATCATTTTTGTGATCATTAATTTGCAATACTTTGACTTTGTTGCTCCTCAAAAAGAACTGTTATTCATCGGTTATTTATCATTCTTCTTTCTGCAGTCATTGATTCTTTCTTATCGATATTCATACCTGCTCAATAAAGCCAGGAAGGAAGCGGAGCAGGGACTTGTTGCAAAAAGTGATTTCCTCTCCAATATGTCACACGAAATAAGAACACCGCTGAATTCGGTGATCGGTCTTTCACATATATTATTGGATAATCAGCCGCGTGAGGATCAGAAAGAACAACTGAATGTGTTACTTTTTTCTGCTAATAATCTTTTGAATATTGTCAACGACATTCTGGATTACAATAAAATTGAAGCGGGCAAGATCAATTTTGAATACATTGATATGGACCTGGTTCAGGTATCACAAGATCTTTTATCCGGATTGAAAACACTGGCTGATGAAAAAGGGATTGTATTACTCCTAGAAAAGGATCCGGCATTTAATCATCGTATCATCTCAGACCCAACACGCATCAGCCAAGTGATTGGCAATCTCTTGCAAAACGCCATTAAGTTTACAAGATCGGGTCATGTCAAGCTCATCATAAAACAGGAGAAGATCCAAAAACAACATATCACACTAACGATCAAAGTAGAAGATACCGGAATCGGTATCGCAGCTGAAAAACAGAAACTGATCTTTGATCGTTTTACACAAGCGGATACTTCAACATCAAGAAGTTTCGGTGGTACCGGACTGGGTCTTGCCATCTGCAAAAAAATTCTGGAGCTACAAGGGTCACAATTGCAATTAAAAAGTGAGCCGGGTAAAGGATCTGTTTTCTTTTTCACCCAGACTTTCCCAATATCACAAGTGTTTAATTTCTCACAAGGAGAACCCGTACTAGAAGAAATCGAAAAAGGCCGTCCGCTTTCAGGCGTTTCATTATTAATGGCAGAAGACAATGAGTTGAATGTGTTGGTTGCAAAAACGTTCCTCGAG
Above is a genomic segment from Sediminibacterium sp. KACHI17 containing:
- a CDS encoding hemerythrin domain-containing protein, producing MNQLSRYNPFHQIHQGLRALLYHCSLQVQHTDFTEEEEASKTIAQLKELIWLFDGHAHTEDTKVFTLIADKAPQVIADFEQQHDKDHMLAAHLQGCIEQYEAAVKPSDKIFAGRQIQFSLAEFTAFNLSHMNMEEVIIKELIWQHYTDEQLHNLTMEIVGSLPPDKNARYSYWMMKGLSIREIAEWFRAIQASAPPFVMDQMMELAAAALDCTDFNEVQKSLALETV
- a CDS encoding ATP-binding protein; translated protein: MYSIFKRTGIFFSVIIFCCFLFPSSSFAQLPVAKHGVIDLRNIDLSKQSVPLDGEWGLCWEKLCVPGDTSKEMTGMTTFPKRWDNTVVGGKKITAQGYASYMLTILLPKNASNLALDVPDTYTSYKMFVDDAVFVESGIPGTSAETTKPKWQQFTRELFIKRDTVKLILQVANFLHSKGGPYKSITIGNKDKLFSKRNRDNAFNFILTGSIIMCGLFFFGLYFFGRYDKTILYFALFCITYSYRIIGTSQYSLHTIFPDLPWAFTIHMEYLSLFVSVIFFTQYTQNLYPEDSNKLITTLEMWACIILSLITLFFPPSVFTQLINPFLVVMFFVIAHAFYVYVVAYRRKRLGAGYALLSTGVVMIIFVIINLQYFDFVAPQKELLFIGYLSFFFLQSLILSYRYSYLLNKARKEAEQGLVAKSDFLSNMSHEIRTPLNSVIGLSHILLDNQPREDQKEQLNVLLFSANNLLNIVNDILDYNKIEAGKINFEYIDMDLVQVSQDLLSGLKTLADEKGIVLLLEKDPAFNHRIISDPTRISQVIGNLLQNAIKFTRSGHVKLIIKQEKIQKQHITLTIKVEDTGIGIAAEKQKLIFDRFTQADTSTSRSFGGTGLGLAICKKILELQGSQLQLKSEPGKGSVFFFTQTFPISQVFNFSQGEPVLEEIEKGRPLSGVSLLMAEDNELNVLVAKTFLEKWGAKIDVAANGEEAIRKLDTNKHQMILMDMHMPVMDGYEAVKIIRSKGINIPIIALTASLPSEVEERARDLSINAIVTKPFEPDEFLKLLIKIHHQ